A genomic region of Paenibacillus sp. PL2-23 contains the following coding sequences:
- a CDS encoding pyridoxamine 5'-phosphate oxidase family protein, whose protein sequence is MTKLESDNKEAVQKVWELIKGIETAMLTTVSEEGLVSRPMQTQDVEFDGDLWFLTKKDTGKFHELLHNRQVNVAYAGKSYVSIRGEAELVQSVEKVKQFWSPAYEKLLETTYDDPNLVLIKVKAETAEYWDIGNKFKMITFMFNRLLGKNTEGTSLNKLVELK, encoded by the coding sequence GTGACAAAGCTGGAGTCCGATAACAAGGAAGCGGTACAGAAGGTGTGGGAGCTGATCAAGGGCATTGAGACGGCGATGCTGACGACGGTATCGGAGGAGGGACTGGTGTCCCGGCCCATGCAGACCCAAGACGTGGAGTTCGACGGAGATTTATGGTTTCTGACGAAGAAGGATACCGGGAAGTTCCACGAGCTGCTGCATAATCGCCAGGTCAATGTGGCTTACGCAGGCAAATCCTATGTATCCATTCGAGGCGAGGCTGAGCTGGTGCAAAGCGTTGAGAAGGTGAAGCAGTTCTGGAGCCCGGCCTACGAGAAGCTGCTGGAGACCACCTATGACGACCCCAATCTGGTGCTGATCAAGGTGAAGGCCGAGACGGCGGAATATTGGGATATCGGCAACAAGTTCAAGATGATCACCTTTATGTTCAACCGGCTGCTGGGCAAAAATACCGAAGGCACCTCGCTCAATAAGCTGGTGGAGCTGAAGTGA
- the bioA gene encoding adenosylmethionine--8-amino-7-oxononanoate transaminase, giving the protein MTATYEQLTALNKAYLWHPFTQMKDYNAADPLIIERGDGIMLYDLQGRAYYDGFSSVWLNVHGHNVPELNQAITEQLGRVAHSTLLGMANVPAIQLADQLVRISPEGLTKVFFSDAGATGVEIAIKMAFQYWRNRGISGKSSFITMNQAYHGDTIGAVSVGAIPLYHDLFRPMLFPAHVLPYPNAYRHEGGAAGAMEATLAALRDLLESRGDEIAALIVEPIVQGASGIIIMPPGCLRGLAELCREYGVLLIADEVATGFGRTGAMFACDLEGVSPDLMIVGKGLTGGYLPVAATLATEEVYDAFYADYREQKTFFHGHSYTGNPLGCAVALASLQLLEERCIVQGVIEKAAFAATKLSALIDWPHVGDIRQQGLMIGIELVRDKVSREPYAWEERIGVRVCQRARELGMLTRPLGNVIVLIPPLVSTEAELEAMIRILATAIRDVTEAGWGREG; this is encoded by the coding sequence ATGACTGCGACATACGAACAGCTCACTGCCTTAAACAAGGCGTACTTATGGCATCCTTTTACCCAAATGAAAGATTATAACGCCGCCGACCCGCTCATTATCGAACGAGGGGATGGCATCATGCTCTACGATTTGCAGGGACGCGCTTACTATGATGGCTTCTCGTCGGTCTGGCTGAATGTGCACGGGCACAATGTGCCGGAGTTGAATCAAGCGATAACCGAACAATTGGGGCGTGTCGCTCATTCCACCCTGCTGGGAATGGCCAATGTGCCTGCCATCCAGCTGGCGGATCAGCTTGTACGGATCTCGCCTGAGGGGCTGACGAAAGTGTTCTTCTCGGATGCGGGAGCGACGGGAGTCGAGATTGCGATCAAAATGGCGTTCCAGTATTGGCGCAATCGCGGCATATCTGGCAAATCGTCCTTCATCACCATGAATCAGGCCTATCATGGCGATACGATTGGCGCTGTCAGTGTGGGAGCCATTCCGCTGTACCACGACCTCTTCCGTCCGATGCTGTTCCCCGCGCACGTCCTGCCTTATCCGAACGCTTACCGGCACGAGGGCGGAGCGGCGGGAGCGATGGAAGCGACTCTTGCAGCACTGCGTGATTTGCTGGAGTCGCGGGGGGATGAGATAGCGGCGCTTATCGTGGAGCCTATTGTGCAAGGGGCCAGCGGCATCATCATCATGCCGCCGGGGTGCTTGCGCGGACTGGCGGAATTGTGCCGCGAGTACGGCGTCCTGCTCATTGCCGACGAGGTGGCCACGGGATTCGGCAGAACGGGGGCTATGTTCGCTTGTGATCTTGAAGGGGTGTCGCCCGATTTGATGATTGTGGGCAAAGGGCTGACCGGCGGCTACTTGCCTGTTGCCGCTACGCTGGCGACTGAGGAAGTGTACGATGCGTTTTATGCCGACTACAGGGAGCAGAAGACATTCTTCCACGGCCACTCTTATACGGGGAATCCGCTTGGGTGCGCCGTTGCACTGGCCAGTCTGCAGCTGCTGGAAGAACGGTGCATCGTGCAAGGCGTGATTGAGAAAGCGGCGTTCGCGGCGACCAAGCTGTCTGCGTTGATTGATTGGCCTCATGTGGGGGATATTCGCCAGCAGGGTCTGATGATCGGCATCGAGCTCGTACGCGATAAGGTGTCCCGTGAGCCATACGCTTGGGAGGAGCGGATCGGGGTTCGCGTCTGCCAGCGGGCTCGGGAGCTAGGGATGCTGACGAGACCGCTGGGGAATGTCATTGTTCTTATCCCTCCGCTTGTCAGTACCGAAGCCGAGCTGGAAGCTATGATCCGTATTCTTGCGACGGCGATTCGCGATGTCACGGAAGCCGGCTGGGGACGGGAAGGATGA
- the bioD gene encoding dethiobiotin synthase, translating into MKRWRGIFVTGTDTGVGKTVVTAAVAAALREKGWHAGVWKPVQSGGLMGNGMTDAECLLRWTGLDEQPEAIAPFSWEAPLAPMLAARLAGLTLTLEMVMSAGEPLAQRYETLLIEGAGGVAVPLAEDALIVDLMAKLQVPALIVARAGLGTINHTLLTAAFLRQRQIPIVGVVLNEGPAAADDPSTASNTKLIELFGGLKVLGCFPRLAGDLNRETLVRAAQETLDLAHIGRVLAASHE; encoded by the coding sequence ATGAAGCGCTGGCGGGGGATCTTCGTGACAGGCACGGACACCGGTGTAGGCAAGACAGTGGTGACGGCGGCGGTAGCAGCCGCGCTTCGAGAGAAGGGATGGCATGCAGGCGTATGGAAGCCCGTGCAGTCCGGAGGTTTGATGGGCAACGGGATGACTGATGCCGAATGTTTGCTGCGATGGACCGGCCTCGACGAGCAGCCTGAGGCAATCGCTCCGTTTTCTTGGGAGGCGCCCCTCGCTCCTATGCTGGCCGCCAGGCTGGCCGGCTTGACGCTCACGCTGGAAATGGTGATGTCTGCTGGGGAGCCGCTCGCGCAGCGATATGAGACGCTGTTGATCGAAGGAGCGGGCGGCGTGGCCGTACCGCTTGCTGAAGACGCTCTGATAGTGGACTTGATGGCGAAGCTTCAGGTGCCGGCGCTGATTGTTGCCCGCGCTGGACTGGGCACGATTAATCATACACTGCTGACTGCGGCGTTCCTGCGGCAGCGCCAAATCCCCATTGTAGGCGTTGTGCTGAATGAGGGTCCTGCGGCAGCCGACGACCCAAGCACGGCCTCTAACACGAAGCTCATCGAGCTGTTCGGCGGCTTGAAGGTGCTTGGCTGTTTCCCTCGACTGGCTGGCGACCTGAATCGGGAGACGTTGGTTCGAGCCGCGCAGGAGACGCTGGATCTTGCGCATATCGGGCGAGTGCTGGCAGCCTCGCATGAATAA